A region of Moorena producens PAL-8-15-08-1 DNA encodes the following proteins:
- a CDS encoding DUF4351 domain-containing protein: MAYDNICKYLAENYPADLVKWLHGIEVTKISVLKTELNTEPIHADSLTLLQTANQILQWEFQTLPVSKPSLPLRMLKYWVRLKEKYNCPIEQVVIFLKSTNSEKAYTNQLLDTNTSHCYRVIRMWEQDPEPFLANPALLPFAPLALSESPKRLLEQVAAAVDRIEEPLAFTNISACTQLLAGLRFDQRLITELFSEDVMQESVIYQKIIQKGHKLGLLEGKLEGRQEEGYSIVIRQLTRRFGSVSEQLQQGIQKLSIAQLEELSEALLDFETVTDLTVWLAEHQQ; encoded by the coding sequence TTGGCTTACGATAATATCTGTAAATATCTCGCCGAAAACTACCCAGCTGATTTGGTCAAGTGGCTTCATGGTATTGAAGTTACTAAAATCTCGGTGCTCAAAACTGAGTTAAATACTGAACCGATTCACGCCGATTCCTTGACCCTGCTGCAAACGGCAAATCAAATATTGCAGTGGGAATTTCAAACCCTACCGGTTTCCAAGCCATCCCTACCATTGCGGATGCTAAAGTATTGGGTCAGACTCAAAGAAAAGTATAACTGTCCCATAGAGCAGGTGGTGATATTTCTGAAATCCACTAACTCAGAAAAAGCTTATACTAATCAGTTGCTCGATACTAATACCAGTCATTGCTATCGAGTAATCAGGATGTGGGAGCAAGACCCTGAGCCATTTTTGGCCAATCCCGCCTTATTGCCCTTTGCTCCTCTGGCATTGAGTGAGTCTCCTAAACGATTATTAGAGCAAGTGGCAGCAGCAGTAGATAGGATTGAAGAACCACTAGCTTTTACTAACATATCCGCTTGTACTCAGTTACTAGCTGGCTTGCGGTTTGACCAACGGTTGATCACAGAATTATTTTCGGAGGACGTGATGCAAGAGTCTGTAATTTATCAGAAGATAATTCAAAAAGGACATAAACTGGGTTTACTGGAAGGGAAACTCGAAGGAAGGCAAGAGGAAGGTTACTCAATCGTTATACGTCAACTGACCCGTCGGTTTGGTAGTGTTTCTGAGCAGCTACAACAAGGGATCCAAAAGCTTTCTATTGCTCAATTGGAGGAGTTGAGCGAGGCGCTGTTGGATTTTGAGACAGTGACAGATTTGACGGTATGGTTAGCTGAGCATCAGCAATAA
- a CDS encoding DUF4351 domain-containing protein, with product MAYDNICKYLAENYPADLVKWLHGIEVTEISVLKTELNTEPIHADSLTLLQTANQILHWEFQTLPASKPSLPLRMLKYWVRLKEKYNCPIEQVVIFLKFTRSEKVYTNELVDTNTSHRYRVIRMWEQDPEPFLANPALLPFAPLALSESPTRLLEQVAAAVDRIEEPLAFTNISACTQLLAGLRFDKGLIAELFPEDVMQESVIYQKIIQKGHKLGLLEGKREGLLEGKREGRQEEGYSIVRRLITRRFGSVSDQLQQGIQKLSIAQLEELSEALLDFETVTDLTVWLAEHQQ from the coding sequence TTGGCTTACGATAATATCTGTAAATATCTCGCCGAAAACTACCCAGCTGATTTGGTCAAGTGGCTTCATGGTATTGAAGTTACTGAAATATCAGTGCTCAAAACTGAGTTAAATACCGAACCGATTCACGCGGATTCCTTGACCTTGCTGCAAACCGCTAACCAAATCCTGCACTGGGAATTTCAAACCTTACCGGCTTCCAAGCCATCCCTACCATTGCGGATGCTCAAGTATTGGGTCAGACTCAAAGAAAAGTATAACTGTCCCATAGAGCAGGTGGTGATATTTCTGAAATTCACTCGCTCAGAAAAAGTTTATACTAACGAGTTGGTCGATACTAACACCAGTCATCGCTATCGAGTAATCAGGATGTGGGAGCAAGACCCTGAGCCATTTTTAGCCAATCCCGCCTTATTGCCCTTTGCTCCTCTGGCATTGAGTGAGTCCCCGACAAGATTATTAGAGCAAGTGGCGGCAGCAGTAGATAGGATTGAAGAACCATTGGCTTTTACTAACATATCCGCTTGTACCCAGTTACTAGCTGGTTTGCGGTTCGACAAAGGGTTGATAGCAGAATTATTTCCGGAGGACGTGATGCAAGAGTCTGTAATTTATCAGAAGATAATTCAAAAAGGACATAAACTGGGTTTACTTGAAGGCAAACGGGAAGGTTTACTCGAAGGAAAACGTGAAGGAAGGCAAGAGGAAGGTTACTCAATCGTTAGACGTCTGATCACCCGTCGGTTTGGGAGTGTTTCAGACCAGCTACAACAGGGGATTCAAAAGCTTTCTATAGCTCAATTGGAAGAGTTGAGCGAGGCGCTGTTGGATTTTGAGACAGTCACAGATTTGACGGTATGGTTAGCTGAGCATCAGCAATAA
- a CDS encoding flavin-containing monooxygenase — protein MQVVIIGAGMSGICMAIKLKKAKINFVILEKSSRLGGTWRDNNYPGCACDIPAHLYCYSFEMKHDWNQVYPSQPEILKYLQHCTRKYNIYPHIRFNQEVISAHFNAKNSLWYVETAEKETITANILISAWGGLNLPKLPNLPSLETFKGVSFHSARWNHSFDLTDKTVAVLGTAASAVQFIPEVAKKVKQLFIFQRTPNWITNRDDRTYSAQMQWYFKNFPILMQLHRGLLYLRNDLINFPLFTTGSSIGKNLQKQLKKRIHQEIDDSRVRDAVMPSYQPGCKRILINNDFYQTLNRNNVELITDKIESITTDSLVTEPGKDYKVDAIIYATGFNYLSYKKIDIRGSNAESLADIWGNEPEAYLGISVPKFPNFFSLLGPNTGLGHSSVILMVECQVNYIIGCLNKMLREDCKSLEVKEEAMRRYYQDLWKTMEKRVWTKENCMSWYQNKDGRVFALWPGNTIQYWWATRKPVFDDYIST, from the coding sequence ATGCAAGTAGTTATTATCGGTGCAGGCATGTCTGGTATCTGCATGGCTATTAAACTTAAAAAAGCCAAAATAAATTTCGTTATACTAGAAAAATCCTCTCGACTTGGAGGGACTTGGCGGGATAATAACTACCCAGGATGTGCCTGTGACATTCCCGCTCATTTATATTGCTACTCTTTTGAAATGAAACATGATTGGAACCAAGTTTATCCCTCTCAGCCAGAGATATTGAAATACTTACAACACTGCACACGTAAATACAATATTTATCCCCATATCCGTTTTAATCAAGAGGTGATTAGCGCCCATTTCAATGCCAAAAATTCCCTATGGTATGTTGAAACAGCTGAGAAGGAGACTATAACTGCTAACATACTGATTAGTGCCTGGGGAGGTTTAAATTTACCCAAATTACCCAATTTGCCTAGCTTGGAAACCTTCAAAGGAGTCTCGTTTCACTCAGCTAGATGGAACCACAGCTTTGATTTAACTGATAAAACGGTGGCAGTTTTAGGAACTGCAGCCAGTGCAGTTCAATTTATCCCAGAAGTTGCCAAAAAAGTCAAACAACTATTCATTTTTCAAAGAACTCCTAACTGGATTACTAACCGAGACGATCGGACTTATTCAGCCCAAATGCAATGGTATTTTAAAAATTTTCCTATTCTGATGCAACTGCACCGGGGATTACTATACTTACGTAATGACTTAATCAATTTTCCCCTATTCACTACTGGAAGTTCTATTGGTAAGAACCTGCAAAAACAATTGAAAAAACGTATACACCAGGAAATTGATGACTCCCGAGTACGGGATGCGGTGATGCCCAGCTATCAACCAGGTTGTAAACGAATTTTAATTAATAACGACTTTTATCAAACCCTGAACCGAAATAATGTAGAATTGATTACAGATAAGATAGAAAGCATAACTACTGATAGTCTGGTAACCGAACCAGGAAAGGACTATAAAGTTGATGCTATTATCTATGCTACAGGATTTAACTATTTGTCCTACAAAAAAATAGATATACGTGGTAGCAACGCAGAGAGTCTAGCGGATATATGGGGCAACGAACCAGAAGCGTATCTTGGTATTTCTGTTCCTAAGTTCCCTAACTTTTTTAGTCTTTTAGGACCGAACACTGGTTTGGGTCATAGCTCAGTTATTTTAATGGTAGAGTGCCAAGTTAATTATATTATTGGCTGCTTGAATAAAATGCTCAGAGAAGACTGTAAATCTCTAGAAGTCAAGGAGGAAGCCATGAGACGTTATTATCAGGATTTATGGAAAACTATGGAAAAGAGGGTTTGGACAAAAGAAAACTGTATGAGTTGGTATCAAAATAAAGATGGCAGAGTATTCGCTTTGTGGCCTGGTAATACTATCCAATATTGGTGGGCTACAAGAAAACCAGTTTTTGATGACTATATTTCTACCTAG
- a CDS encoding SDR family NAD(P)-dependent oxidoreductase gives MGSLEGKITLVTGASRGIGKGIAIGLGEAGATVYITGRSLDSSNVTEGVSGSLRETQLAVQDAGGICIPVMVDHSDDQQVRLLFERIQDEQKGQLDLLVNNAFSGVQALKDGYEKPFWECPENVWDAVNHVGLRSHYIASVFAARLMIQRQQGLICTISSWGGMSYIFGAAYGAGKAACDRLAADMAVELKPYNVTSLSIWPGIVGTEHISSLALQMAEDKPGNQQSRVISQGFNWETPLLTGRVIAALAADPTVIRFTGRVRVVAELADHYGIIDKDGLRPVSLRSLRFIAPMLWPPLIKYASLIPNINIPWFFLLWGILQSPKI, from the coding sequence ATGGGAAGCCTTGAAGGTAAAATAACCTTAGTCACGGGTGCCAGCCGTGGTATTGGTAAAGGAATTGCGATTGGCCTTGGCGAGGCAGGTGCTACGGTATATATTACTGGTCGTAGTCTCGACAGTTCCAATGTCACAGAGGGAGTTTCCGGTAGTCTTAGGGAAACCCAATTAGCTGTGCAAGATGCTGGTGGGATTTGTATTCCGGTCATGGTAGATCATAGCGACGACCAACAAGTGCGCTTACTCTTTGAACGGATTCAAGACGAGCAGAAGGGACAACTGGATCTGCTGGTCAATAATGCCTTTTCAGGAGTGCAGGCATTGAAGGATGGATACGAAAAACCATTTTGGGAATGCCCTGAGAATGTTTGGGATGCTGTCAATCATGTCGGTCTCCGCAGCCATTATATTGCCAGTGTTTTTGCAGCTCGACTGATGATTCAGCGTCAGCAGGGGCTGATTTGCACCATCTCATCTTGGGGCGGCATGTCTTACATCTTTGGTGCCGCCTATGGAGCGGGTAAAGCAGCTTGCGATCGACTTGCTGCTGATATGGCTGTTGAACTCAAGCCATATAATGTGACGTCCCTTTCGATTTGGCCAGGCATAGTTGGTACCGAACATATTTCCAGTTTGGCTTTGCAAATGGCAGAAGATAAACCAGGTAATCAGCAAAGCCGAGTGATATCTCAAGGCTTTAATTGGGAAACTCCTTTACTAACAGGGCGCGTTATTGCTGCCCTTGCTGCGGACCCAACTGTAATCCGCTTTACAGGCCGTGTTCGAGTTGTTGCAGAACTGGCTGATCACTATGGAATTATCGATAAAGACGGGTTACGTCCGGTATCACTACGCTCTCTACGTTTTATAGCTCCAATGTTGTGGCCACCATTAATAAAATATGCGTCGCTGATACCTAACATTAATATACCCTGGTTTTTCTTACTATGGGGAATACTCCAATCTCCTAAAATTTAA
- the hisIE gene encoding bifunctional phosphoribosyl-AMP cyclohydrolase/phosphoribosyl-ATP diphosphatase HisIE has protein sequence MSASEPTSISQAIPVDQIRYNDQGLVPAIVQDYLDGTILMMAWMNRESLQKTLDTGETWFWSRSRQELWHKGATSGHLQRIKSIRYDCDSDALLVTAEQIGDIACHLGERSCFHRVEGKKVAPPADTLSQLFEIICDRRDHPVEGSYTCKLFKGGDNKILKKIGEEAAEVVMACKDDDPDAIASEVADLVYHTLVAMAYHQVDVRDVYRKLQQRRR, from the coding sequence ATGTCAGCATCTGAACCGACTTCCATTAGCCAAGCTATACCAGTTGACCAAATTCGCTACAACGATCAAGGACTAGTGCCAGCCATTGTCCAAGATTACCTAGATGGTACGATATTAATGATGGCTTGGATGAATCGGGAGTCATTGCAAAAAACCCTCGATACAGGAGAAACCTGGTTTTGGAGTCGCTCTCGTCAGGAATTGTGGCACAAGGGTGCTACATCTGGGCATTTACAAAGGATAAAATCCATCCGCTACGACTGTGACAGTGATGCTTTACTCGTGACGGCGGAACAAATTGGTGATATTGCCTGCCATCTCGGTGAGCGTAGCTGTTTCCATCGAGTGGAGGGTAAGAAAGTAGCCCCTCCAGCAGATACCTTGTCTCAGTTGTTTGAGATAATTTGCGATCGCCGTGACCATCCCGTAGAAGGGTCCTATACCTGTAAGTTGTTTAAGGGTGGGGATAATAAGATTCTTAAAAAAATTGGGGAAGAAGCTGCAGAAGTGGTAATGGCGTGTAAGGATGATGACCCGGATGCGATCGCATCTGAAGTAGCGGACTTGGTCTATCACACCCTAGTTGCTATGGCTTACCATCAGGTTGATGTACGGGATGTTTATCGCAAATTGCAACAGCGCCGTCGATAG
- a CDS encoding SDR family NAD(P)-dependent oxidoreductase: MSNLHGAVVLITGAAGGFGQELTRQLLESGSRLILTDLDKTILKERAEAIQREVKTGDILALMGINLSERDGCETLYRQVKDLEIEIDILINNAGIGLFGRMDEVPGEKWESLMQVNLLAPMRLSSLFAADMIRRRQGHIVNISSAAGWIAPAGMAHYAASKFGLRGFSEGLLNEVKIYNVKVTAVYPFYSRTPIIQSEKYGTLAKENQGLPDYIITDPAKVIGQTIQAIIDNKREVCPDGIAKSISVIKRFFPQLLNWIF, encoded by the coding sequence ATGAGCAATCTCCATGGAGCTGTTGTACTGATAACCGGTGCCGCCGGTGGATTCGGTCAGGAACTGACTCGACAATTATTAGAATCTGGTAGCCGTTTGATCCTCACGGATCTTGATAAAACTATTCTTAAAGAGCGTGCCGAAGCTATTCAACGGGAGGTTAAAACTGGGGATATACTTGCCCTTATGGGGATTAATCTTTCTGAACGTGACGGATGCGAAACCCTTTATCGCCAGGTTAAAGACCTGGAAATAGAAATCGATATTTTGATCAACAATGCTGGAATTGGGCTTTTTGGTCGCATGGACGAAGTTCCTGGGGAAAAATGGGAAAGCTTGATGCAGGTAAATCTGCTGGCACCAATGCGATTAAGTTCTCTATTTGCCGCCGATATGATTAGGCGTCGCCAAGGTCACATCGTTAACATTTCCTCTGCTGCTGGCTGGATTGCACCCGCTGGCATGGCTCATTATGCTGCTAGTAAATTCGGGTTGCGAGGATTCAGCGAAGGGCTTTTAAATGAAGTTAAAATTTATAACGTCAAGGTTACAGCTGTTTATCCCTTTTATAGCCGTACTCCCATTATCCAGTCGGAAAAATATGGAACCCTTGCCAAAGAAAATCAGGGGTTGCCGGACTATATAATAACTGATCCGGCTAAGGTTATAGGGCAAACGATTCAAGCAATTATTGATAATAAACGTGAAGTTTGTCCTGATGGAATTGCAAAAAGTATCTCAGTTATTAAACGTTTTTTTCCCCAATTATTAAACTGGATTTTTTAA